In Nitrospirota bacterium, the following are encoded in one genomic region:
- a CDS encoding precorrin-8X methylmutase, translated as MESIILIGHGSPKKDANNIETMGRLLHSMIHPACSKGCVRVAYLQFAKPELSDTIKESVRNGAKKIIIHPYFLISGMHVTKDIPEMIKEAERIYPDVEFIYTEPLGIHEKLVQVIMERIASARGLLPQDIEKKSFEIISEEIDLSDIPQEQAPIIKRVIHTTADFEFKRTLIFHPDAVTTGINAIRAGKNILTDVEMVKAGINKKLLKKWGGEVICKIQNSKFKTQNSENKTKAEMGIESALKENNNIGIIAIGNAPTALLKIIDLLNNPHYASRITHHGLLVIGVPVGFVKALESKALLSAQNFPFITNLSRKGGSPIAAAIVNALLKIAEGGDIMR; from the coding sequence ATGGAAAGCATAATACTCATAGGACACGGCAGCCCCAAGAAAGATGCGAACAATATAGAAACAATGGGAAGGCTTTTGCACAGCATGATTCACCCTGCTTGCAGCAAAGGATGTGTAAGGGTTGCATATCTGCAGTTTGCAAAGCCTGAGTTATCGGATACGATTAAGGAGAGTGTTCGCAATGGAGCTAAAAAAATAATAATTCATCCCTATTTCCTTATCAGTGGAATGCATGTAACAAAAGACATCCCTGAAATGATAAAGGAAGCTGAAAGAATATATCCTGATGTTGAATTTATTTATACGGAGCCTCTCGGTATTCACGAAAAACTGGTTCAGGTAATAATGGAAAGAATAGCTTCCGCTCGCGGCTTGCTGCCTCAGGACATAGAAAAGAAGAGCTTTGAGATAATCTCAGAGGAGATTGATTTAAGCGATATTCCTCAGGAACAAGCGCCAATTATAAAGCGTGTGATACATACTACCGCTGACTTCGAATTTAAGAGGACTCTTATTTTCCATCCTGATGCCGTAACCACAGGAATAAATGCGATAAGGGCAGGCAAAAATATTCTTACCGACGTTGAAATGGTGAAAGCAGGAATAAATAAAAAACTGCTAAAAAAATGGGGCGGAGAAGTCATTTGTAAAATTCAAAACTCAAAATTCAAAACTCAAAATTCAGAAAATAAGACAAAGGCTGAGATGGGAATTGAATCAGCATTAAAAGAAAATAACAACATCGGAATTATTGCTATCGGCAATGCACCAACCGCGCTTTTGAAAATAATTGATTTACTCAATAATCCGCATTACGCATCACGCATTACGCATCACGGTCTTTTAGTTATCGGCGTTCCCGTCGGCTTCGTTAAGGCGCTTGAATCAAAGGCATTGCTCTCAGCGCAAAATTTCCCGTTTATCACTAATTTGAGCAGAAAGGGTGGAAGCCCCATAGCTGCAGCTATAGTTAATGCATTATTAAAAATAGCAGAGGGAGGTGATATTATGAGATAA